The following proteins come from a genomic window of Salvia hispanica cultivar TCC Black 2014 chromosome 4, UniMelb_Shisp_WGS_1.0, whole genome shotgun sequence:
- the LOC125219327 gene encoding transcription factor MYB59-like, giving the protein MKMEKEEVRKGPWIEQEDVQLVFYVNLFGDRRWDFVAKVSGLKRSGKSCRLRWVNYLHPDLKRGKMTPNEERLVVELQSKWGNRWSKIAQKLPGRTDNEIKNYWRTHMRKKAQERKKTKKNKKVSSSPSSSSTSSSSSSSFSNSSSTPNSPRPGDSASAPATGIEGERSFYDTGGVELPTLGEKNKTGGLEVEVGNKVYSMDDLWKEFEFSENCPLTSQTVASPIWDYCPTDSLWCMSEEESKMLMMQQQQPFPFYNYMIG; this is encoded by the exons atgaaaatggagaaAGAAGAAGTGAGAAAAGGGCCATGGATTGAGCAAGAAGATGTACAGCTTGTATTCTACGTGAACTTGTTTGGTGATCGCCGATGGGATTTCGTTGCTAAAGTTTCAG GTTTGAAACGAAGTGGCAAGAGCTGCAGGCTGCGGTGGGTTAACTACCTTCACCCCGACCTCAAACGAGGCAAGATGACTCCCAATGAAGAGCGTCTCGTTGTCGAGCTTCAGTCCAAATGGGGAAATAG GTGGTCGAAAATTGCCCAAAAACTGCCTGGGCGCACAGATAATGAGATCAAGAACTACTGGAGGACCCATATGAGGAAGAAGGCTCaagagaggaagaagacgaagaagaataagaaagTGTCATCTTCTCCATCCTCGtcttcaacttcttcttcatcgtcatcttcattttccaactcctcctccacccccaACAGCCCTAGGCCGGGGGACTCTGCCTCTGCCCCTGCCACAGGGATAGAGGGGGAGAGGAGTTTCTACGACACTGGTGGGGTGGAACTACCTACTCTTGGAGAGAAGAACAAGACTGGTGGTTTGGAGGTGGAAGTAGGGAACAAGGTATACTCCATGGATGATCTATGGAAAGAATTCGAATTTTCGGAGAACTGCCCACTAACCTCACAAACAGTGGCTTCTCCCATATGGGATTACTGCCCAACTGACTCTTTGTGGTGTATGAGTGAAGAAGAAAGCAAGATGTTGAtgatgcagcagcagcagcctttccctttttataattatatgattgGCTAA